From a region of the Apibacter sp. B3706 genome:
- a CDS encoding DUF421 domain-containing protein, whose amino-acid sequence MDLKNAVFGSFNIYDNIFISIKLVVAFIAVLIYIKLVGRTILNQVSGIDLIQNIVLGGLVGGIIYNPNISIMEFALVLFIWTFIVYLIAFLTKKYSRLRGLVEGPIIPLVLKGKFNIEGFKKAKIDIMTYASVLKNNGIYDISKVYFAQMEQDGSITAFTDDYDKYAVLLVIDGKINHVYLEGIDKTEDWLKNELRKQGYDDVSKIFIAQWSPNKFFIVPKSQDYKLKVND is encoded by the coding sequence ATGGATTTAAAAAATGCAGTTTTCGGAAGCTTCAATATATATGATAACATATTTATATCGATAAAATTAGTAGTAGCATTTATCGCCGTTTTAATTTACATTAAATTAGTAGGAAGAACCATTTTAAACCAAGTTTCCGGAATTGATCTAATTCAGAATATAGTCTTAGGGGGCTTGGTAGGTGGAATTATATATAATCCGAATATTTCTATTATGGAATTTGCCTTAGTGTTGTTTATTTGGACATTCATTGTATATTTAATAGCATTTCTCACAAAAAAATATAGTCGTTTAAGAGGGTTAGTAGAAGGTCCTATTATACCTTTAGTATTAAAAGGAAAATTTAATATAGAAGGATTTAAAAAAGCAAAGATTGATATAATGACTTATGCCAGTGTACTAAAAAATAATGGTATATACGATATATCTAAAGTATATTTTGCTCAAATGGAACAAGACGGTTCCATTACCGCATTTACAGATGATTATGATAAATACGCAGTCTTACTGGTTATTGATGGCAAAATTAACCATGTCTATTTAGAAGGAATTGATAAAACAGAAGATTGGCTAAAAAATGAATTACGAAAACAAGGATATGATGATGTATCTAAAATTTTCATTGCACAGTGGTCTCCGAATAAATTTTTTATTGTACCAAAAAGTCAAGATTATAAATTGAAGGTTAATGATTAA
- the metE gene encoding 5-methyltetrahydropteroyltriglutamate--homocysteine S-methyltransferase: protein MQTHNLGYPRIGSDRELKKACEKYWAGKASVEELMITSKDIRHQNWVTQQKLGIDWIPSNDFSYYDQVLDMSLMVGAIPKRYNKVILDKSNTELDLYFAMARGHQKEGIDIKAMEMTKWLDTNYHYIVPEFESNQKFSLFSTKIIDEYLEAKNAGIHTKPVIIGPVSYLLLGKEKEENFNKLDLLKNILPVYIEILNKLKAEGVEWVQFDEPFLTLDLDEKAKDSFQYAYKEIHKQFPYINKILTTYFDGLKDNLALAFNLPVQALHIDLVRCPEQLDEVLDKIPEKLILSLGIVDGRNIWKNDFEKSLKLIQKAVSKIGKDRILIAPSCSLLHSPVDLELETDTKALSSEIKNWLAFAKQKIDEVVTLKKLASKEDSPDLQKKLQENIAAATSRKTSALIHNEKVKEKIRNIEKVEDKRNSVFSERKKKQSEALQLPLFATTTIGSFPQTSEVRSWRSKLKKGLITPLEYEELIKKEIEKTIRFQEKIGIDVLVHGEFERNDMVEYFGEQLEGVAFSKNGWVQSYGSRCVKPPIIYGDIFRPNPMTVKWSSYAQSLTNKNVKGMLTGPVTILQWSFVRDDQPRKDTCFQIALAIREEVVDLEKAGIRIIQIDEPAIREGLPLRKKDWQTYLEWAIKAFRIASCGVKDQTQIHTHMCYSEFNDIIQNIADMDADVITIECSKSDMKLLNIFSEFKYPNDIGPGVYDIHSPRIPSKNEMVSLLKKAIKSIPVEQLWINPDCGLKTRGWEETEKALIEMVGAATEMREQY from the coding sequence ATGCAAACACACAATCTTGGCTATCCGCGTATTGGTAGTGACAGAGAACTTAAAAAAGCCTGTGAAAAATATTGGGCAGGTAAAGCGTCAGTCGAAGAACTGATGATAACAAGTAAAGATATCCGGCACCAAAACTGGGTAACTCAACAAAAATTAGGGATTGATTGGATCCCATCTAATGATTTTTCTTATTACGATCAGGTACTTGATATGTCACTAATGGTCGGAGCTATCCCTAAAAGATATAATAAGGTAATACTGGATAAATCAAATACAGAATTAGACTTATATTTTGCCATGGCCAGAGGACATCAAAAAGAAGGCATTGATATAAAAGCCATGGAAATGACCAAATGGTTAGATACCAATTATCATTACATTGTCCCTGAATTTGAAAGTAATCAGAAATTTTCCTTGTTTTCAACAAAAATTATTGATGAATATTTAGAAGCTAAAAATGCGGGAATCCATACAAAGCCGGTTATAATAGGCCCTGTATCTTATTTGTTGTTGGGAAAAGAAAAAGAGGAAAACTTCAATAAGCTGGATTTACTAAAAAATATTCTTCCTGTCTATATAGAAATCCTAAATAAATTAAAGGCAGAAGGTGTTGAATGGGTGCAGTTTGATGAGCCTTTCTTAACTTTGGATTTGGATGAAAAAGCGAAAGACTCCTTCCAATATGCCTATAAAGAAATACATAAACAATTTCCTTATATAAATAAAATACTAACTACCTATTTTGACGGATTGAAAGACAATTTAGCACTTGCTTTTAATCTACCCGTACAAGCATTACATATAGATTTGGTACGTTGTCCGGAACAATTAGATGAAGTTTTAGATAAAATTCCGGAAAAACTTATCCTTTCTTTAGGGATCGTTGATGGAAGAAATATATGGAAAAATGATTTTGAAAAATCTTTGAAACTTATTCAAAAAGCTGTTTCCAAAATTGGTAAAGACCGAATTTTAATAGCTCCTTCTTGTTCACTTCTTCATAGTCCGGTTGACTTGGAATTGGAAACAGATACAAAAGCCCTTTCATCGGAAATTAAAAATTGGTTGGCTTTTGCAAAACAGAAAATCGATGAAGTAGTAACCTTAAAAAAGCTTGCGTCTAAAGAAGATTCCCCGGATTTACAAAAAAAATTACAGGAAAATATAGCGGCTGCAACCAGCAGAAAAACATCAGCTTTAATACATAACGAAAAAGTAAAAGAAAAAATAAGGAATATTGAAAAAGTAGAAGATAAAAGAAATTCCGTATTTTCAGAACGAAAGAAAAAACAATCTGAAGCCTTGCAGTTGCCTTTATTTGCAACAACTACGATCGGCTCATTTCCTCAAACATCCGAAGTCAGAAGTTGGAGATCTAAACTAAAAAAAGGATTGATAACACCTTTAGAATATGAAGAGCTGATTAAAAAGGAAATTGAAAAAACAATACGATTCCAAGAAAAAATAGGTATAGATGTATTGGTTCACGGGGAGTTTGAACGAAACGACATGGTGGAATATTTTGGAGAACAATTAGAAGGAGTTGCATTTTCCAAAAACGGATGGGTACAAAGTTATGGAAGCCGTTGTGTGAAACCACCCATCATTTATGGCGATATATTCAGGCCTAATCCTATGACTGTGAAATGGTCTTCCTATGCACAATCGTTAACAAATAAAAATGTAAAAGGTATGTTGACCGGACCGGTAACTATATTGCAATGGAGTTTTGTACGAGACGATCAACCGAGAAAAGATACCTGTTTCCAAATTGCATTAGCCATTAGAGAAGAAGTAGTAGACTTGGAAAAAGCGGGAATACGAATTATTCAAATAGATGAACCGGCCATAAGAGAAGGGCTGCCGTTACGAAAAAAAGATTGGCAAACCTATTTAGAGTGGGCTATAAAAGCATTTAGAATTGCATCCTGTGGGGTAAAAGATCAAACACAAATTCATACTCATATGTGTTATTCTGAATTTAATGATATCATTCAAAACATAGCAGATATGGATGCGGATGTAATTACCATAGAATGCTCTAAGTCAGATATGAAGTTGTTAAACATTTTTTCAGAATTTAAATACCCTAACGATATTGGTCCGGGTGTTTATGATATACACTCTCCGAGAATACCGTCCAAAAATGAAATGGTTTCCTTATTGAAAAAAGCAATTAAAAGTATACCGGTAGAGCAATTGTGGATTAACCCGGATTGCGGACTAAAGACAAGAGGATGGGAAGAAACAGAAAAAGCATTAATCGAAATGGTAGGAGCAGCAACAGAAATGCGAGAACAATACTAA
- a CDS encoding NADH:flavin oxidoreductase, producing the protein MVHKLFQPFTSKKLSLKNRIVMAPMTRSFAYDGIPGKQIADYYQRRAQAEVGLIITEGTVVRRAASSNDPNIPVFYGEQALEGWKKVVEEVHAKGGKIAPQLWHMGIIPAHKNWKPSEPFEGPSGLLNPETKAGKEMSENDIENTIEAFAEAAYQTKKIGFDALELHGAHGYLIDQFFWDKLNKRNDIWGGATLAERSRFAIEVVKAVRNAVGEDFPIILRLSQWKQQDYSAKLAKTPEEMEEWLLPLSDAGVDIFHCSQRRFWEPEFENSDLNFAGWAKKITGKPSISVGSVGLTGDFLGAFKGQSFEASDNFLNELNRRLDAGEFDLIAVGRALLADPEWVLKIKNGNLSEFKGFSKDQLKELY; encoded by the coding sequence ATGGTACATAAATTATTTCAACCGTTTACATCAAAAAAACTGTCATTAAAAAACAGAATAGTCATGGCGCCTATGACCCGATCATTTGCTTATGATGGAATACCCGGAAAACAAATAGCTGATTATTATCAAAGAAGAGCACAGGCCGAAGTGGGCTTAATTATAACAGAAGGAACCGTTGTTCGCAGGGCGGCATCTTCCAATGACCCCAATATACCTGTATTTTATGGAGAACAAGCCTTAGAAGGTTGGAAAAAGGTGGTTGAAGAAGTTCATGCTAAAGGTGGTAAAATAGCTCCGCAACTTTGGCATATGGGAATAATACCGGCCCATAAAAACTGGAAACCATCAGAGCCTTTTGAGGGACCATCCGGGCTATTAAATCCGGAAACAAAAGCCGGAAAAGAAATGAGCGAAAATGATATTGAAAATACAATTGAGGCTTTTGCAGAAGCAGCTTACCAAACCAAAAAAATTGGTTTTGATGCCCTGGAACTGCATGGAGCGCACGGATATTTGATCGATCAATTTTTTTGGGATAAGCTCAATAAAAGAAATGATATATGGGGAGGAGCTACCCTGGCCGAAAGGAGTCGTTTTGCCATTGAAGTTGTAAAAGCGGTTCGAAATGCGGTAGGAGAAGATTTTCCTATAATTTTACGCTTATCACAATGGAAACAACAAGATTATTCCGCTAAATTGGCAAAGACACCGGAAGAAATGGAAGAATGGTTACTACCGTTATCAGATGCCGGAGTTGATATTTTTCATTGCTCACAACGAAGATTTTGGGAACCCGAATTTGAAAATTCTGATTTAAATTTTGCAGGATGGGCAAAAAAAATAACGGGCAAACCTTCCATAAGTGTTGGATCTGTGGGGCTCACCGGAGATTTCTTAGGCGCATTCAAAGGACAAAGTTTTGAGGCTTCTGATAATTTTCTTAACGAATTAAATAGAAGATTAGATGCAGGCGAATTTGATTTAATAGCAGTAGGAAGAGCGTTACTTGCAGATCCTGAATGGGTATTAAAAATTAAAAATGGAAACTTATCTGAATTTAAAGGATTTTCTAAAGATCAACTTAAAGAATTATACTAA
- a CDS encoding SIMPL domain-containing protein yields the protein MKNYLIVSTLLASISIVLAAYFLGNSYQKRNQSNTITVKGLGTKDFESDLIVWKADFSKKNLDLKQAYAELDADRKKVREYLISKGFSDKEIVFSSVEISKQYDSRYKEGINQNIFTGYELNQTITIESKNVKKVEDLSRQITELINNGVELYSRSPLYYYTKLSDLKIQMISDATKDAKKRAEEIAINAGCKLGKLKNANQGVFQITAQNSSEDDYSWGGAFNVSSKKKTASITIRLEYEIK from the coding sequence ATGAAAAATTATCTAATAGTATCAACATTACTAGCGTCCATTTCAATCGTTCTTGCTGCATATTTTTTAGGTAATTCTTACCAAAAAAGAAATCAATCCAATACAATAACAGTAAAAGGATTAGGCACAAAAGATTTTGAATCTGATTTAATAGTATGGAAAGCCGATTTTTCAAAGAAAAATCTCGATTTAAAACAAGCCTATGCCGAATTAGATGCAGATAGAAAAAAAGTAAGAGAATATCTGATTTCCAAAGGATTTTCCGATAAAGAAATAGTTTTTTCCTCAGTAGAAATAAGTAAACAATATGATAGTAGATACAAAGAAGGAATAAATCAAAATATATTTACAGGGTATGAATTAAATCAAACCATAACCATAGAATCTAAAAATGTGAAAAAAGTAGAAGATCTTTCCCGTCAAATTACAGAATTGATTAATAACGGAGTAGAACTCTATTCCCGATCGCCTTTATATTACTATACTAAATTATCTGATTTAAAAATACAGATGATTTCAGATGCAACCAAAGATGCAAAAAAAAGAGCAGAAGAAATAGCAATTAACGCCGGTTGTAAATTAGGCAAATTAAAGAATGCCAATCAAGGGGTTTTTCAAATAACTGCTCAAAATTCATCTGAAGATGATTACTCTTGGGGAGGAGCATTTAATGTATCATCCAAGAAAAAAACAGCAAGCATTACCATTCGTTTAGAATATGAAATTAAATAA
- the fbaA gene encoding class II fructose-bisphosphate aldolase, translated as MSRKFPAGVATGSLVKEIFDYAKENQFALPACNVIGSSNVNAALETAVRVNAPLIIQFSNGGSQFNAGKGYKNSSLRADVLGAIAGAKHVHTLAEAYGATVILHTDHCAKKLLPWVDGLLDACEEFHKKEGKTLYSSHMLDLSEEPLDENLAISSKYFERMAKLGMTLEVEIGITGGEEDGVDNSDIESSKLYTQPEDVYKTYKALSAISPNFTIAAAFGNVHGVYKPGNVKLEPKILHNSQEYVQKQVGGPSKPINFVFHGGSGSSLLDIREAISYGVVKMNIDTDLQFAYTEGARDYVEKNIDYLRTQVGNPTGDEAPNKKFYDPRVWMRKCEEGFSKRLEKAFEDLNNINTL; from the coding sequence ATGAGCAGAAAATTTCCAGCAGGAGTAGCAACCGGTTCGCTAGTAAAAGAAATATTCGATTATGCTAAAGAAAATCAGTTTGCTTTACCGGCATGTAACGTTATAGGGTCTAGCAATGTAAATGCAGCTCTTGAAACAGCTGTTAGAGTAAATGCTCCATTAATTATACAATTTTCAAACGGAGGATCTCAATTTAATGCAGGCAAAGGATATAAAAACTCTTCCCTTAGAGCAGATGTTTTAGGGGCTATAGCTGGAGCAAAACATGTCCATACGTTGGCAGAAGCCTATGGGGCAACTGTAATATTACATACAGATCACTGTGCAAAAAAATTATTACCTTGGGTTGACGGTTTATTAGATGCTTGTGAAGAATTCCATAAAAAAGAAGGAAAAACACTATACTCTTCACACATGCTAGATCTTTCAGAAGAGCCCTTAGATGAAAATTTAGCAATCTCTTCTAAATATTTTGAAAGAATGGCAAAATTAGGAATGACCCTAGAAGTTGAAATAGGGATAACAGGTGGAGAAGAAGACGGAGTTGACAATTCAGATATAGAAAGCTCAAAATTATATACACAACCTGAGGATGTTTATAAAACGTATAAAGCATTAAGCGCAATAAGTCCTAATTTTACTATTGCAGCAGCATTTGGTAATGTACATGGAGTATATAAACCGGGAAATGTTAAATTAGAGCCTAAAATACTTCACAACTCACAAGAATACGTTCAAAAACAAGTGGGCGGACCTTCAAAACCGATTAATTTTGTATTTCATGGAGGATCAGGTTCTTCCTTGTTAGATATAAGAGAAGCCATAAGCTACGGAGTAGTTAAAATGAATATTGATACAGATTTACAATTTGCTTATACCGAAGGGGCTAGAGATTATGTAGAAAAAAATATTGATTATTTAAGAACTCAAGTAGGAAATCCAACCGGAGATGAAGCACCTAATAAGAAATTCTATGATCCAAGAGTTTGGATGAGAAAATGTGAAGAAGGATTCTCAAAAAGATTGGAAAAAGCTTTTGAAGATTTAAATAATATCAATACATTATAG
- the tpx gene encoding thiol peroxidase, whose amino-acid sequence MATITLKGNEVHTLGNLPSIGSKAPDFILVDTDLSEKKLSDYTGKRVVLNIFPSVDTDTCAMSVREFNEKVSEMKNTVVLCISKDLPFAQKRFCAAEGLDNVIPLSAFRSDFGKVYNLEFADGSLKGLLSRAVLVLNESGEIIYEEQIAETTHEPNYEKVTAILK is encoded by the coding sequence ATGGCAACAATAACATTAAAAGGAAATGAAGTCCATACATTGGGAAACCTACCATCAATAGGAAGTAAGGCTCCAGATTTTATATTAGTGGATACGGATTTATCAGAAAAAAAATTATCGGATTATACAGGAAAAAGAGTTGTTTTAAACATATTTCCAAGTGTGGATACAGACACATGCGCTATGTCTGTCAGAGAATTTAATGAAAAAGTATCTGAAATGAAAAACACTGTGGTTTTATGTATTTCAAAAGACCTTCCTTTTGCTCAAAAACGTTTTTGTGCCGCAGAAGGTTTAGATAATGTTATCCCGCTTTCTGCCTTTCGTTCAGATTTTGGTAAGGTATATAATTTAGAATTTGCTGATGGCTCGTTAAAAGGATTACTTAGCAGAGCAGTACTTGTTCTTAATGAGTCAGGAGAAATTATTTATGAAGAACAAATAGCTGAAACTACTCATGAGCCTAATTATGAAAAAGTAACAGCTATATTAAAATAA
- a CDS encoding NUDIX hydrolase — protein MQPIFKFCPNCKSDHLEYPHGSKIVCLDCNFEYYHNTAGATAVVIQKNDEILFTIRNKEPKKGFLDLAGGFIEAEETAEHGSFRELQEELNISIDLSKLEYICSHPNTYLYKNILYNTIDLFFLYKDENLSIGDYDPIELKGYVWKKLSDIDLNEIAFDSHKKTLTLLKNNLKGS, from the coding sequence ATGCAACCCATTTTCAAATTCTGCCCAAATTGTAAAAGTGATCATTTAGAATATCCGCATGGATCAAAAATTGTATGTTTAGATTGTAATTTTGAATACTATCACAATACAGCCGGAGCAACCGCTGTGGTTATTCAGAAAAATGACGAAATATTATTTACTATTAGAAACAAAGAACCTAAAAAAGGCTTTTTAGATCTGGCAGGAGGATTTATTGAAGCCGAAGAAACCGCTGAACATGGAAGCTTTAGGGAATTACAAGAAGAATTAAATATATCGATTGATTTATCTAAATTAGAATATATATGTTCCCATCCTAATACTTATTTGTACAAAAACATCCTATACAATACCATTGATTTATTCTTTCTTTATAAAGATGAGAATTTATCTATCGGAGATTATGATCCGATTGAATTAAAAGGATATGTATGGAAAAAATTATCCGATATAGATCTTAATGAAATTGCTTTCGACAGTCACAAGAAAACGCTAACCCTCTTGAAAAATAATTTAAAGGGATCTTAA
- a CDS encoding MGMT family protein: MESTNFYERVYEIVRKIPYGKVTTYGHIAAYLGVKSSSRMVGYAMNSSHSISDIPAHRVVNRNGMLTGKFHFPTPTLMEELLENEGIPIKNDKIINFKDYLWIPEND; encoded by the coding sequence ATGGAATCTACCAATTTTTATGAAAGGGTATATGAAATTGTACGAAAAATACCTTACGGTAAAGTAACCACTTACGGACATATTGCTGCTTATTTGGGAGTTAAAAGTTCCTCCCGAATGGTAGGTTATGCCATGAATTCTTCCCATTCAATATCAGACATTCCAGCTCACAGAGTTGTAAACCGAAACGGAATGTTAACCGGAAAGTTTCATTTTCCCACTCCAACACTTATGGAAGAACTTTTAGAAAATGAAGGAATCCCAATTAAAAACGATAAGATCATTAATTTTAAAGATTATTTATGGATACCTGAAAATGATTGA